A genome region from Neisseria meningitidis includes the following:
- the trpB gene encoding tryptophan synthase subunit beta, which translates to MKNYHAPDEKGFFGEHGGLYVSETLIPALQELADAYKAAKNDPEFWEAFRHDLKHYVGRPSPVYHAARLSEHLGGAQIWLKREDLNHTGAHKVNNTIGQALLAKRMGKKRVIAETGAGQHGVASATVAARFGMTCDVYMGADDIQRQMPNVFRMKLLGANVVGVESGSRTLKDAMNEAMREWVARVDDTFYIIGTAAGPAPYPEMVRDFQCVIGNEAKAQMQEAIGRQPDVAVACVGGGSNAIGLFHPYIGEENVRLVGVEAGGLGVNTPDHAAPITSGAPIGVLHGFRSYLMQDENGQVLGTHSVSAGLDYPGIGPEHSHLHDIKRVEYTVAKDDEALEAFDLLCRFEGIIPALESSHAVAWAVKNAPKMGKDQVILVNLSGRGDKDINTVAKLKGIKL; encoded by the coding sequence ATGAAGAACTACCACGCGCCCGACGAGAAGGGCTTTTTCGGCGAACACGGCGGGCTTTATGTCTCCGAAACCCTGATTCCCGCCTTGCAAGAGCTGGCGGATGCCTATAAGGCAGCGAAAAACGATCCTGAATTTTGGGAAGCGTTCCGCCATGATTTGAAACATTATGTCGGCAGGCCCAGCCCCGTTTACCACGCCGCGCGGTTGTCCGAACATCTGGGCGGCGCGCAAATCTGGTTGAAGCGCGAAGACTTGAACCACACCGGCGCGCACAAAGTCAACAACACCATCGGTCAGGCACTGTTGGCAAAACGCATGGGTAAAAAACGCGTCATCGCCGAAACCGGCGCGGGTCAGCACGGCGTGGCGAGTGCCACCGTTGCCGCACGCTTCGGTATGACTTGCGACGTGTATATGGGCGCGGACGACATCCAACGCCAAATGCCCAACGTGTTCCGTATGAAATTATTGGGTGCGAACGTGGTCGGTGTAGAAAGCGGCAGCCGCACGCTGAAAGACGCGATGAACGAAGCCATGCGCGAATGGGTCGCCCGCGTGGACGACACGTTCTACATCATCGGTACCGCCGCCGGCCCCGCGCCGTATCCCGAAATGGTGCGCGATTTCCAATGCGTGATTGGCAACGAAGCTAAAGCGCAGATGCAGGAAGCCATCGGCAGACAGCCCGACGTTGCCGTTGCCTGCGTGGGCGGCGGATCGAACGCCATCGGTTTGTTCCACCCGTATATCGGCGAAGAAAACGTGCGCCTCGTCGGCGTGGAGGCTGGCGGTTTGGGCGTGAACACCCCCGATCACGCCGCGCCGATTACTTCGGGCGCACCGATTGGCGTATTGCACGGTTTCCGCAGCTATCTGATGCAGGACGAAAACGGTCAGGTTTTGGGTACGCACTCTGTTTCCGCAGGCTTGGATTACCCCGGCATCGGCCCGGAACACAGCCATCTGCACGACATCAAGCGCGTCGAATACACTGTTGCCAAAGACGACGAAGCACTCGAAGCCTTTGACTTGCTCTGCCGCTTCGAGGGCATCATCCCCGCGCTCGAATCCAGCCACGCCGTTGCTTGGGCGGTGAAAAACGCGCCGAAAATGGGCAAAGACCAAGTGATTCTGGTCAACCTATCCGGTCGTGGCGACAAAGACATCAATACCGTCGCGAAGCTCAAAGGGATTAAACTGTAA
- a CDS encoding uracil-DNA glycosylase family protein codes for MLFEGLPCLAVWCKNRLSAVLPVGGLNVSENLLEIETHPFDSVLPPKAAVMMMGTFPPKEDKRAMQFHYPNFQNDMWRVYGLVFFNDAAHFQRLSEKAFDAEKIKTFLHERGIASCPTVLKAAREHGNASDKFLKVVETVDLAAVLAKIPECRHICTTGGKATEILLDIQGGGIKMPKTGETVPFPFAGRDLTLTRLPSTSRAYPLSLAKKAAAYRAFFEMAGLCEKQL; via the coding sequence ATGCTGTTTGAAGGCTTGCCGTGTTTGGCGGTTTGGTGCAAAAACCGGCTGTCTGCCGTTTTGCCTGTTGGAGGATTGAACGTGTCTGAAAATCTGCTTGAAATCGAAACCCATCCCTTCGATTCCGTGTTGCCGCCGAAGGCTGCGGTCATGATGATGGGGACGTTTCCGCCCAAGGAAGACAAACGCGCGATGCAGTTTCATTATCCGAATTTCCAAAACGATATGTGGCGCGTTTACGGGCTGGTGTTTTTTAATGATGCGGCGCATTTCCAAAGGTTGTCTGAAAAAGCGTTTGACGCGGAGAAAATCAAAACGTTTTTGCACGAACGGGGGATTGCGTCCTGTCCGACCGTGTTGAAGGCGGCAAGGGAACACGGCAATGCGTCCGACAAGTTTTTAAAGGTAGTTGAAACCGTCGATTTGGCGGCGGTGTTGGCAAAAATACCCGAGTGCCGCCATATTTGTACGACAGGCGGCAAGGCGACGGAAATCCTGCTCGATATTCAGGGCGGCGGTATCAAAATGCCGAAAACGGGCGAAACCGTGCCGTTTCCGTTTGCCGGACGGGATTTGACGCTGACGCGCCTGCCTTCGACTTCGCGCGCCTATCCTTTGAGTTTGGCGAAAAAAGCGGCGGCGTATCGGGCGTTTTTCGAAATGGCGGGCTTGTGTGAAAAACAGTTATAA